One genomic segment of Calonectris borealis chromosome 18, bCalBor7.hap1.2, whole genome shotgun sequence includes these proteins:
- the TSSK2 gene encoding testis-specific serine/threonine-protein kinase 2 — protein MDDAVVLGKKGYSLSNTLGQGSYGKVKSAYCDRLKCNVAVKIIDKRKTPRDFLERFLPREIEALRRLHHPSIIKTYEIFETSAGKVYIVMELGKKGDLLDYIKITGAMKEDIARTKFQQLASAIKHCHDSDFAHRDLKCENILLDEDLNIKLSDFGFSKSLSRDENGRTILSKTFCGSAAYAAPEVLQGIPCDPRISDIWSLGVVLYTMVYALMPFDDSNVRKMICIQKQHRIPFPHSKYLTVECKDLIYHLLQPNVSQRLCIDEVLKHSWVQTPKSRIPSPLPASEEGECSQNLHEGKPEHKQQAKSHSAEGEGEEKETGSS, from the coding sequence ATGGATGATGCTGTGGTGCTTGGAAAGAAAGGCTACAGCCTGAGCAACACGCTAGGACAAGGCTCTTACGGCAAAGTAAAATCTGCCTACTGCGACCGGCTGAAATGCAACGTGGCCGTCAAGATAATCGACAAGAGGAAAACTCCTCGAGACTTCCTGGAAAGATTTCTCCCCAGGGAAATAGAGGCTTTGAGACGTTTGCACCACCCCTCAATCATCAAAACCTATGAGATTTTTGAGACATCAGCCGGGAAAGTGTACATTGtgatggagctggggaagaagggagaCCTCCTGGACTACATCAAGATCACGGGAGCTATGAAAGAGGACATCGCTCGCACCAAGTTTCAGCAGTTGGCTTCTGCCATCAAGCATTGCCATGACTCGGACTTCGCTCACAGGGACCTGAAATGTGAGAACATCCTTCTCGATGAAGACCTCAACATCAAGCTGTCAGACTTTGGCTTTTCCAAATCCTTGTCTCGGGATGAAAACGGAAGAACTATTCTCAGCAAAACCTTCTGCGGGTCTGCTGCGTACGCAGCCCCTGAAGTGCTACAGGGCATTCCTTGTGACCCCAGGATTTCTGACATATGGAGCCTGGGTGTCGTCCTGTATACAATGGTCTATGCTTTAATGCCATTTGATGATTCCAATGTCAGGAAAATGATTTGTATTCAGAAACAACACAGGATTCCCTTCCCCCACTCAAAATACCTGACTGTAGAGTGCAAGGACCTCATTTACCACTTGCTCCAGCCCAACGTGTCTCAGAGGTTGTGCATAGACGAAGTTTTGAAACACTCATGGGTGCAGACTCCAAAATCCAGGATCCCTTCCCCTCTGCCGGCTTCAGAAGAGGGTGAGTGTTCCCAAAACCTGCATGAAGGGAAGCCTGAGCACAAGCAGCAAGCCAAATCCCATTctgcagaaggggaaggagaggagaaggaaacggGATCCTCTTAA